TACAGATTTTACATTACCAGACAAATCGTATCTCTCCGCACCTTCTTTTATGTTGTAAATTAATACTGGTCTGCCCGTCTCCACAACCTTATCCCAAATATTAATCGCCGGTGTATGAATCTTTTGATCAAATAGACATACACCTTTTCTCGACAATACTGAAATAGCGGTCCCATTCTTCTCCACCAGGAAAACTTCACAACCCTGAGCCTCGGTCATTTTCATCGCATTTTTAGCAATGACATCTATAAACTTTTTGATTTGATCAATAGTTACTGAACGATTTGTCAATTGCTGAAGTAAAAGAAGCTGATCTATTTTCCTCTTGTTCTGTGCATGTAATCGAGCATTTTCCACAATTATTCCCGCTTGATTCGCAAAAAAAGTGAAAAGTGAAATATCCTTTCTGCTAAGTTCCAATACCCCCTCCGTACTGTCTCCTTCTAAAACACCTATTACCTCCCTTTTAATTTTGAGAGGTGCCGTGATGGTAGATTTCCTCTTCCAGTACTCATCCATCTTACGGTCTGTCACTGTAATGCGAGGATCACTAAACCTATCCTTTATGAAGACCGTTTTACCTGTCCTCGCAACTATCGTTTCCTGACAGTTATGCTTATCCATGTGTAAAGGCCAAGTTAAAGCACGATGAACCTCCTCATCCGTAACAAAACCAGCTAGATACTTACACTCCAGTAACCTCGCCTCTTTGTTTACGAGAAAGATTGCCACTCGATTAAGCCCAAAAAATTTCTGTGTTTCCCTAACAATGGCGTTCAGAACGGTATCAATGGGAACAGGTCTAGTGAGCATTCGACCAATTGTCAGGATAGAAGAAAGGAGTTTTTCCTTTGTAATGGCCGTTTTTTTTCCACTGTTTTTCTCTAAACCGGCCATACTTTTTTACTCCCACCTAAGATTATGTTAACGTTAAGATGTTATAAATTTGCCTTACTGTCAAATATATTTACCTGAATACCGTACACCCACTAGAGTAACGGAAGGGGTACACTCAGTACCTCGAGATGTACCCCTTTTAAATCATTGGCAAAAACCCAACCTACAGTAAAAGTTATCTATGATCTTTAAAAGCCCTTCTCCATACCTGCTTCGTTTCCTCACTGGGTTCTACAACAAAATAGGGTTCCCAGCATTCCTTTGGTGCCGCCGGGAAAATATAACTGCACACAACAGCAGCGACCAAAGCAAGACCTACACCCCAAACTATCGCAGGGATATTCCATATGTTTTTCCACACCTCATGTATGGTTATGAACGAAACCAAGCCAATGATGCTTGATGCATAGGCTGCTGGACGATTCATTCTCTTCCAATATAAGCCGAGCAGAAGAGGTACAAAGAATGCTGCCGCCCAGACACCATGAGCCCAAGCAGCCAACATGGCAATAAATTCCGGAGGCCATATGGCAGCGATCGTCAGCAAAGCTCCTACCACCAAAATAATACCCCTTGTTACATTAATAAATGTCTTCTCAGGGATTGGTTTCTTGCTCAAGTTCCTCCACACGTCGTAGGTTATTGCCAAAGAGTTGTGAAGTAACATTGCATTAGCCGTAGAAAGTGCAGCTGCTAAAATGGCAGCAAGAATAATACCCCCGAGGAATGGATTCATGTACTGGGTTAGTAGCAGGGGAATAAGCCAATCACTTCCTTTTCCCGCAGGCATTGTTCCTATCAGTGCCCTTCCCCCCAAACCGAGTATCAAAATGGGTATGAAGCAAATAAAGATCACCACTATACCGTACTAAGCCATAAGCATGGCTGTTTTAACGTTTTTTGCCCCCATCATTCTAGCAGTCATATGAGGACTAACACCACCACCGAGAAAATTCGCCATAAAAATTCCAAAAAGTGTAGCACCCCCAAAGGTACCAATTGGATCAAGCATTGATCCTGGAGCAATGGGCTTCGCTGTCGCCACAGGTGGTGCTGTCATAAGTGCTATCTTCTGCCACATCGCATGCCACCCACCTACCAGATCCAAAACAACATACCCGCCAACAAAGAGGCCTATCACTATCATACTTGTATTTATAAGATCACCCCATGCCACGGTCCACATCCCGCCTGAAGCCGTGTAGAAAAGGAAAATCAGGAAGAAGAACACGGCCAACTTATAGGATAAACCTGTAACAGAAGACACAATCATGCCCACTGCTTTAATCTGCAGAATGATATAAGCAATGTATGCCATAACAGTTGCTATTGCTGCAATGATCTGCAACCCACTTCTATCAACGAGAGGCTCATACCTAAGCTTAAAAAACTCTGGCAGAGTCCTTGAAGGATGTTCAGGATAGCGGATCTTATAAGCTACAACACCCATCAGGGCCGTTGCAAAGAACCACCCCGCAAACCAACCAGTTACGGTCGGCATACCACGCATAAAGAGCATACTTGGTATACCCGTAACGGAACTGGCACTAATCCACGTCGCTACAAAAGCAGCGACGGTCAAAAGCAGCCCAAGACGATGGCCACTTGTCGTAAATTCCTTCAAATCCCTTACCTCAGCAAAACCACGGTTAGTTCCCCACACCAAAATAATGAGGTAAACAATTAAAATACTTCCAATGATAACATTTGCATGCATACGCTTTCTCCCTCCTAAATCATCGCAGACTACTTCTCGTCGTATTCATAAGGTTTCCAGAAAGAACCTGTCGCACCAAGTCTTTTGACACCTGATTTCTCAATCTTTCTAATGGCGAAAACCACCCAAAGTAAAAGAGCAAAAATAGATGATATCCAAAGCAAAAAAGGTCCGTACGTCTGAGGTGGAACTATGAAGAAATTTTCCATATGGCACCTCCATGTTTTAGTTTCGAACAGACGTTGGTTAAGAATGTCCTTACTGAATATCCCTCGGCACTAGTAATATGGGGATCTTTGCATCGTGATGAATAACACCATATGCAACACTACCCAGGAACGTTGCACCAATGAGACCACGCCCATGTGTGCCCATTACAATGAGATCAACTTGTTTTCTTTCAGCTTCACGAGCAATTTCAGCTGCCGGGACACCCGAACAGATCAGTATTTCACAGTGAATATTTTCCCTTTTAAATTCCTTTTCGATCTCTTCTAGATAGATGTTAGCGCCTTCTTTTAGATTCTCCTCAACAGGAGCGAGCACTAACCTATCAGTGGATCCTTCGGCGACACCGAATAATGAACGTAAAAGCGTCTCATCAATAACATGAAGTAGAATGACTTTTGCACCGAGATACTTCGCCAACCACAAGGTGTAACCCGCAGCCTTTTTCGATGTGGATGAACCATCAATGGCCAATAATATAGTCTTTATCATCTATAACACCTCCCCTCTGAGAACATCACTCCACCCAGATTATACAACCCGCACCTTGTGACAAACCACCACAAATGGCACATGCCGCGTACCCCCCTCCGTTTTGTCGCAAATTGTAGGCAGCTGTCATCATAATTCTCGCACCACTCGCTGTATTGGGATGACCGACGGCAATGGCACCACCGTTTACGTTGAGCTTTTGTTTAATCTCAAGATACCGGTCTGGGTCATAATCCAGAATAGGTTTCCGGGAAACTTCCCGAACCATTTCCGAGTAATCACTCTCAAGGAAACGAGTATTAGCCAGAAGCTTTGCAGATACTAGAGGCACGCACGCAAAGGCCTCGTTGATTTCGATGAACTTCATATCATCTACTTGAAGTCCAACTTCATCTAGGCAGCGCTTGATGGCAAAAGCGGGAGTTACGGGCATTATCCTCGGCTGAACAGCAATAGACGAAGCAGCAACGATCGTATAAAGTACCTCCAAACCCAAAGAATCCGCCTTCTCTCTTTTCATGAAAATCTGGGCAGCCGCACCATCATTCATCCCTGGCGCGTTACCGGCCGTGATGGTAGGATTTCCAAATACAGGCTTGAGCTTGGCGAGTTCATCAAGCTTTATCTCAGGACGGTACTGTTCGTCGATATCTAGCACCGTGGTGGAAATAACATTCCCCTTTTTATCCTTAGTTGTTATAGTATACGAAATCATCTCATTCTTAAAAAAACCACTTTTCCACGCTTGCCCGTATTTCACGTGACTCAAATAAGCAAACTCGTCTTGTTCCTCCCTTGTGATCCCGTACTCGACTGCCACATTCCCCGAATCCACAGCCACAGGCGCATAATCTTTGTAGCCCAGGGGAATGAGAGGATCCTCAACTAAAAATGACGTATGTCTTTTACCCTCCCAGCGAATACCCCTAAGCAAAAAAGGCACAGTACTGAAGCTAGTAGAGCCGCCAGCCATAACAACCTCCGCATAACCACCCCGGATACTGCGAAAAGCGTAAAGGGCCGCTGTCATTCCAGAAATGCAAGCCTGATCAAATGTCACGGAGGGTGTCTCTGGAGGTATACCTGCCTTAAGCATACTCTGTCGTGCAATTACCGGCGTGTAGGGATCCTTTGCATTTGTTGTATCACCATTCCCCCACCAGATCTCATCAATAAGGGCAGGCTCAAGGTTGACACGTTCCATTACTTTACTCATTGCTACTGCACCCAGATCATATATGTCCACATCCCGGAGACTTCCCCCAAAACGACCAAATGGAGTCCTGACCGCACTAACACAGACGATATCTTCTCTGTTTTTTTCAAACTTTCTCATTTTTCATTCCCCCAAATTGCTCATCGCGCCGATCCAATGGACTTTTGACCGGCTTTCTAAGCAGTTCTTTTTATTTTAGAATCTGAGCAGCGACGATTACTCTCTGAATCTGATTTGTACCCTCGTAGATCTGCGTTATTTTTGCGTCCCGCATCATCCGTTCTACAGGGTATTCCCTGCTATATCCATAGCCTCCAAAAATCTGAACGGCATCTGTCGTAACCTTCATCGCTGTATCGGAGGCAAACCATTTCGCCATCGAAGCAATACGGGGAATATCAGGGGAATCGGGTTCTGTATCGATAGTAGATGCTGCACGATAAACCAGTGTCCTCGCAGCTTCGACTCCGAGAGCCATCTCCGCCAACATCCACTGTATTCCCTGGAAGCTCGCGATCGGCTTTCCAAACTGAACACGCTCTTTTGCGTATTTGATGGCTGCGTCCAGGGCACCTTGAGCAACACCAACGGCCTGAGCGCCCACGGCAGGTCTCGTATAATTGAACGTTTTCATCAATATCCTGAAACCATTTCCCTCTCCCCCAAGTAGTCGATCCTCGGGAAGATAAATCTCCTCGAAAGTCAACTCTCTAGTATCAGATCCCCGAATTCCCATCTTGTGTTCCTGCTTGCCCACAGAAAAACCCGGGTCTCCTTTCTCAACAATAAACATGCTTATACCATTATGCCCCTTCTCCCTATCAGTGTACGCAAGAACTATTATGATCTCAGCCTCTCCACCGTTGGTGATAAAAATCTTCGAACCATTGAGAACGTACCCACCATCTACTTTTTTTGCGAACGTTTTCATGCCGGCCACATCGGAACCTGCACCCGGTTCTGTAATGGCGCAAGCCCCAAGGCACTGTCCCGAAGCCATCCTATAGAGGTATGTTCTTTTCTGTTCCTCCGTACCCCCAAGAAGAAGAGGGTCACTTGCGAGTGCCTGCGTGGTGAGTATAACCGATGTGGATGCACAGACTCTGGCTATTTCCTCTACAGCAATCACAAGAGAAAGCATTCCCGCACCTGCACCACCATACTCCTCCGGTACCTGAATCCCAAGAAGACCGTTTTCCACCAGCAATCTAAGGTTCTGTTTAGGGAATTCTTCAAAGGCATCAACATTAGCCGCTTTGGGTGCGAATTCTGTCTCCGCAATACGCCTAACAGTATCACGTAGCATTTTCTGATCCTCTGTGAGTCTGAAGTCCATCTCATGCCTCCTGAACTTACTCTTTTTCTCCTTCTTACCTGAACTATTTGTGTCTACTTCTTTTGATAGTTATAGAAACCTATTCCCGTTTTTCGTCCTAAACGGTTCTCCTCTATCATTTTCCTGAATAGGGGCGACGGCTTGTAACGCTCCTCTTTCGTCATTTCATACATCGCTTCCATAGCGAACGCGCAAACGTCAACTCCTGCAAGGTCCATAATCTCAGCTGGTCCCATCGGCCAGTTACAGCCGAGTTTCATGGCCTGATCGATATCTTCTGCAGTCGCTGTACCGTTTAAGATCATATTGCAGGCTTCGTTATAGATGAGACAGAGAAACCGATTTACAATGAACCCAGGTATATCTTTCACCACAATCGGCGTTTTACCAAAACGCTTACATAAATCGACCGTCCGATTGGTTGTTTCATCGGAGGTCATCTCCCCGCGGATGACCTCAACCAATCTCATCAACGGAACGGGACTAAAATAATGAGTCCCAATTACCCGTTCTGGTCTTTCCGTTACTGAAGACAATCGCGAAATCGGAATCGTAGAAGTATTACTTGCCAGAATCACATCAGCGGAACAAATACGATCCAGTTTTTTGAATATCTCTTGTTTCAGTTCCACCTTCTCGAAAACTGCCTCAACAACCATAACGGCACCTTTTACAGCCTCTTCCAGATCTGTAAAAACGTATAACCGAGAAATTATTTCATCTGCCTGGTCCTGAGTGAGGGATCCTTTTGCCACTTTCCTATTGATGAAATTTTTAATGCTGCCTAGTCCTCGCTCGAGGATAGACGTAGAGGTATCCACAATATGGACTTCGAATCCACTCTCTGCAGCAACCTGGGCGATACCTGAACCCATAGTCCCTATACCTATAACCGCTATCTTTTCCCCCATTACAATTTCCTCCTGTAAGTGATCATTCTTCCTGCAATTCACGGTGTTTTTTTCTTGTTAACAAAATCACGCATCTTGCTTTTTTGCTCTTCAGTTGAAAAACATAAGGCAAAACAGTCAATCTCAAATAGAGAAGCCGATTCAAGATCCATCTCCAATCCCTTATTGATGGCCGATTTAATAAGTGTGATGGCATGAGGACTCCGCATTGCAATCTTCTCGGCCAGAGCAATCGTATCCTCAAGAAACGACACTTCGGGGAAAATATAGTTAATCAAACCAATCTTAAGGGCCTTCTGTGCCTCTATCATCTCACCCAAAAAGCAAAGCTCCTTTGCCCTAGTAATTCCAATGATTCTGGAAAGACGCTGTGTACCCGCTGATCCTGGCATTATACCTAGGTTTATCTCCGGAAGACCAAACCGAGACTTTTCCGTTGCAGTGCGCAAATCACAGGCTAACGCATATTCGAGACCACCACCGAGGCAGTAACCGTTTATTGCGGCTATAACTGGTTTCCTCAGGTTCCAGATCTTATCGACCACCTTTTTAGCCGCAAGGGCATACTCCCGTGCTTCCATAGGGTTTTTGTCCATCATTTCCCTTATGTCAGCTCCCGCAATAAACGCTTTCCCTCCCGAACCCTTTAAAATAACAACGCTAATGTCACTCTCTGCCTCTGCCCTATAAAGAGCTTCTAGCAACCCAACGTTAACCTCTGTATTGAGCGCATTCAGCGCTTCTGGGCGGTTGATTGTAACAATAGCTATGGAATCTCTCTTTTCGTAAACTACAACTTCTGAATTTCCCATGAACTCTCACTCCTCAAAATTGTTCGCATTACTTTTTGAGAAAAACTCCTGTAGGATCACATTCCTCACGGAGGATGCGAATTAATTCTTCATCTGGATGTTCAGTTTCTTTCACATCATCCGCAATCTTCAGGTCCCAACCGGTTGCGGCCTTAATCTCCTCCACAGTTACCCCTGGGTGATACGACTCCAGGTACATTTCCCTTGTTTCTGGATGGAATCGAAGTACCCCCAGAGTAGAAATAACAACACTAGGGCCGCCGCCGGGTAATCCGTACCTCTCCCTTTCGCGACCTCCGTTGAAGTAACCCGGAGTTGTGATAAAATCGACTCGTTCTGGAAACCGCTGCTTCTCGTGCAGCATAATGATTATTGACCGCTTGCAACCCGTTCCAATATCGTTAGATCCACCACTACCTGCGAAACGGACTCTGGGTGATCGATAATCACCTATAACGTGGGTGTTAAGGTTGCCGTACTTATCGATCTGTGCCCCTCCTAGGAATCCCACATCGACTTCACCAGCATGCACCATGCCTAGAGCATCCATTAAGCCCCCTTGCATAGCTGCACCGGGAACAAGGACAGAATCGGCAACTGAAAATGGGGTTTTCAAAGGTCTGCAATCAATGGCACCTGATTCGTAGAGGACGACCATATTTGGTGCATGGGTCTTTTTCGCAAGAACAGAGGCTAATAGCGGCAGACCTGTACCCACGATCACCTTTTCGCCATCCCTCAATTCTCTTGCTGCCGCTACGATCATCATTTCCTGCCGTGTAAATGTTGAATAATCGGTCTTCATAACAAGCCTCCTAAAAACCATAATTAACAGAGGGAGCACTCATATCCCGGGCTCTAAGCGCAAGGAAACGCTGTATTCCGAACTCATCGATATACTTCTTCAAATACTCCTTTCTATCAGCTACCCCGTAAACCCACTTATCCATGAAGCTCTGCCAGCCCTCAATTGTTCGTGATTCACGGATGTATTTGAAGATAAAATCCCTATCCACGTCGTAATAACCCTGAACGTGTTTAGGATGTGCTCCAAAAGGTTCATGTACAACAGCACATACTTTATAAGCAGGAAGTACCGTTCGGTTTGGGTCCCTACCTATGGCCTCCCGTGACACAATCTCCTCACACGATACGATGACCTTTTCACAAGCTCTCATGCTCCAAGGCATGTCCCCCAAGATACCCCACATTTGGCAGTTCCCCTCCTCATCAGCCCGTTGAACATGGCAATATCCTATATCTGGTTTCAATGGCGGTACGAGAACATGCTCGAAACCAGATCCAAAGGGATCTTTCATAACCTTTACCTTGTTCTCGTCCATCC
This window of the Syntrophales bacterium genome carries:
- a CDS encoding 3-hydroxyacyl-CoA dehydrogenase family protein, yielding MGEKIAVIGIGTMGSGIAQVAAESGFEVHIVDTSTSILERGLGSIKNFINRKVAKGSLTQDQADEIISRLYVFTDLEEAVKGAVMVVEAVFEKVELKQEIFKKLDRICSADVILASNTSTIPISRLSSVTERPERVIGTHYFSPVPLMRLVEVIRGEMTSDETTNRTVDLCKRFGKTPIVVKDIPGFIVNRFLCLIYNEACNMILNGTATAEDIDQAMKLGCNWPMGPAEIMDLAGVDVCAFAMEAMYEMTKEERYKPSPLFRKMIEENRLGRKTGIGFYNYQKK
- a CDS encoding ketoacid-CoA transferase — protein: MKTDYSTFTRQEMMIVAAARELRDGEKVIVGTGLPLLASVLAKKTHAPNMVVLYESGAIDCRPLKTPFSVADSVLVPGAAMQGGLMDALGMVHAGEVDVGFLGGAQIDKYGNLNTHVIGDYRSPRVRFAGSGGSNDIGTGCKRSIIIMLHEKQRFPERVDFITTPGYFNGGRERERYGLPGGGPSVVISTLGVLRFHPETREMYLESYHPGVTVEEIKAATGWDLKIADDVKETEHPDEELIRILREECDPTGVFLKK
- a CDS encoding thiolase family protein, which encodes MRKFEKNREDIVCVSAVRTPFGRFGGSLRDVDIYDLGAVAMSKVMERVNLEPALIDEIWWGNGDTTNAKDPYTPVIARQSMLKAGIPPETPSVTFDQACISGMTAALYAFRSIRGGYAEVVMAGGSTSFSTVPFLLRGIRWEGKRHTSFLVEDPLIPLGYKDYAPVAVDSGNVAVEYGITREEQDEFAYLSHVKYGQAWKSGFFKNEMISYTITTKDKKGNVISTTVLDIDEQYRPEIKLDELAKLKPVFGNPTITAGNAPGMNDGAAAQIFMKREKADSLGLEVLYTIVAASSIAVQPRIMPVTPAFAIKRCLDEVGLQVDDMKFIEINEAFACVPLVSAKLLANTRFLESDYSEMVREVSRKPILDYDPDRYLEIKQKLNVNGGAIAVGHPNTASGARIMMTAAYNLRQNGGGYAACAICGGLSQGAGCIIWVE
- a CDS encoding acyl-CoA dehydrogenase family protein: MDFRLTEDQKMLRDTVRRIAETEFAPKAANVDAFEEFPKQNLRLLVENGLLGIQVPEEYGGAGAGMLSLVIAVEEIARVCASTSVILTTQALASDPLLLGGTEEQKRTYLYRMASGQCLGACAITEPGAGSDVAGMKTFAKKVDGGYVLNGSKIFITNGGEAEIIIVLAYTDREKGHNGISMFIVEKGDPGFSVGKQEHKMGIRGSDTRELTFEEIYLPEDRLLGGEGNGFRILMKTFNYTRPAVGAQAVGVAQGALDAAIKYAKERVQFGKPIASFQGIQWMLAEMALGVEAARTLVYRAASTIDTEPDSPDIPRIASMAKWFASDTAMKVTTDAVQIFGGYGYSREYPVERMMRDAKITQIYEGTNQIQRVIVAAQILK
- a CDS encoding enoyl-CoA hydratase-related protein — translated: MGNSEVVVYEKRDSIAIVTINRPEALNALNTEVNVGLLEALYRAEAESDISVVILKGSGGKAFIAGADIREMMDKNPMEAREYALAAKKVVDKIWNLRKPVIAAINGYCLGGGLEYALACDLRTATEKSRFGLPEINLGIMPGSAGTQRLSRIIGITRAKELCFLGEMIEAQKALKIGLINYIFPEVSFLEDTIALAEKIAMRSPHAITLIKSAINKGLEMDLESASLFEIDCFALCFSTEEQKSKMRDFVNKKKTP
- a CDS encoding universal stress protein, whose protein sequence is MIKTILLAIDGSSTSKKAAGYTLWLAKYLGAKVILLHVIDETLLRSLFGVAEGSTDRLVLAPVEENLKEGANIYLEEIEKEFKRENIHCEILICSGVPAAEIAREAERKQVDLIVMGTHGRGLIGATFLGSVAYGVIHHDAKIPILLVPRDIQ